From a single Coriobacteriaceae bacterium genomic region:
- a CDS encoding DUF4143 domain-containing protein: MPNKYYARIIENELDQMLGIFGAVLIEGPKWCGKTTTAGTRAASRLLLMDPSRNFENRFRAETDPALAVSGEVPRLIDEWQEVPKLWDAARFECDNRGGEPGQFIFTGSATPRDNERPMHSGAGRFAKLRMDTMTLFELGKSSGAVKLSGIISGEKFRGAFGSMGSAEIAERIVCGGWPASIGRDARIASATAKRYIEIVAEEDIPRVDGSRRDPEKVKAVIASLARNESTLATLKTLVADLGGDVSRQTAASYISLLSRLSFVCDIPAWNPAMRSPVHLREARKHHLADPSLAAAALGATVETLLSDFKTLGLLFESLALHDLWVYARANGMGLYHYHDSRDLEVDAVIAAPGGMWIPVEVKLSSAQIEEASDNLVAVEERMVAAGNTPPVSKVAIIGFGSQAYVTDRGVQVVPLDVLAP, from the coding sequence ATGCCAAATAAGTACTACGCTAGAATTATCGAAAATGAGCTCGACCAGATGCTTGGGATATTCGGTGCCGTTCTCATCGAAGGACCTAAATGGTGCGGGAAGACAACCACGGCCGGGACCCGTGCGGCGTCCAGGCTCCTCCTCATGGACCCGTCGCGCAACTTCGAGAATCGCTTCCGTGCCGAGACGGACCCGGCGCTTGCCGTTTCCGGCGAGGTGCCGCGGCTGATCGACGAATGGCAGGAGGTTCCGAAACTTTGGGACGCGGCGCGGTTTGAGTGCGACAACCGCGGCGGCGAGCCTGGCCAGTTCATATTTACGGGGTCGGCGACACCGCGAGACAATGAGCGGCCGATGCACAGTGGCGCTGGAAGGTTCGCTAAATTGCGCATGGACACCATGACGCTTTTCGAACTTGGGAAATCTAGCGGTGCGGTTAAGCTGTCGGGCATCATTTCTGGCGAAAAGTTCAGGGGCGCCTTCGGATCGATGGGTTCTGCCGAGATCGCCGAGCGCATCGTTTGCGGTGGATGGCCGGCGTCGATTGGGCGTGACGCGCGAATTGCGTCCGCGACGGCAAAACGATATATCGAGATAGTCGCTGAGGAAGACATCCCCCGCGTCGATGGCTCTCGACGAGATCCTGAGAAAGTGAAAGCCGTCATCGCGTCGTTGGCGCGCAACGAATCCACTCTTGCGACGCTCAAGACGCTTGTGGCCGATTTGGGTGGCGACGTATCGAGACAAACAGCGGCATCATACATATCCCTTCTTAGCAGATTGAGTTTCGTCTGCGATATCCCCGCATGGAATCCCGCGATGAGATCTCCGGTGCATCTGAGGGAGGCGCGTAAGCATCATCTTGCCGACCCGTCGCTTGCAGCGGCTGCGCTCGGGGCGACTGTGGAGACGTTGTTGTCAGACTTCAAGACACTTGGGCTGCTTTTCGAATCGTTGGCGCTCCATGATCTATGGGTCTATGCGAGGGCAAACGGAATGGGCCTTTATCACTATCACGATTCCCGCGATCTTGAGGTCGACGCTGTCATAGCGGCTCCAGGTGGGATGTGGATTCCCGTTGAGGTCAAGCTCAGTTCCGCTCAAATCGAAGAGGCATCTGACAATCTTGTTGCCGTCGAAGAGCGGATGGTTGCTGCCGGAAACACCCCGCCGGTTTCTAAAGTAGCGATTATTGGATTTGG
- a CDS encoding helix-turn-helix transcriptional regulator: MDRSYYANIEVGQRNVSLSNLKKIADGFHITISELMRGVE; the protein is encoded by the coding sequence ATGGATCGCTCCTACTACGCGAACATTGAGGTCGGGCAGCGCAATGTCAGCCTTTCAAATCTCAAGAAGATTGCCGACGGCTTTCACATCACCATTTCGGAGCTCATGCGCGGTGTCGAGTAG